The Sesamum indicum cultivar Zhongzhi No. 13 linkage group LG6, S_indicum_v1.0, whole genome shotgun sequence genome has a segment encoding these proteins:
- the LOC105164209 gene encoding putative transferase At4g12130, mitochondrial, which produces MHRFKSSLQFLKFRPLSSSACNCAKLFSTQTPLQSAGPMACLLKTRSVIRFKGPETIKFLQGLVTNDVRSLDEPEPAAENTFTPNMPVCVTPPVYAAMLTPQGRFLYDFFLYRAPRTDEKLDRTGSGPGPDPGELEIFADVDGSVMDELLATLKRYRLKSKVDIENVAENFSCWQRFGGNLPEKSSSLEESEGNSVGWGGNVDLTGVSASRGSTLGWQWNKDPRLACLGYRGIFPSNATPPLVEADKETDEGNFLLWRLEKGVAEGSTEIPKGEAIPLEYNLAGLNAISFDKGCYIGQELIARTHHRGVIRKRLIPLRFLHEGGKEVEQKVAPGSEVIDSASQKKVGTVTTAIGSRGLGLLRLEEAFKGSGTLSIKGQEDVNIETIRPKWWPSEWFLDHQQQSAAA; this is translated from the exons ATGCATCGCTTCAAATCTTCCTTGCAGTTCCTCAAATTCAGACCCCTCTCCAGTTCCGCCTGCAACTGCGCGAAACTCTTCTCCACGCAGACCCCTCTCCAGTCGGCAGGCCCCATGGCCTGCCTTCTCAAAACCCGGTCCGTGATCCGGTTTAAAGGGCCCGAAACAATTAAATTCCTTCAGGGTCTGGTGACTAACGATGTGCGGAGTTTAGACGAACCGGAACCGGCGGCTGAGAACACCTTTACCCCCAACATGCCGGTGTGTGTAACCCCTCCGGTGTACGCCGCAATGTTGACTCCTCAAGGTAGGTTTCTTTACGACTTCTTTCTGTATAGAGCGCCCCGTACAGACGAGAAGCTCGACCGGACCGGGTCAGGGCCCGGGCCCGACCCGGGGGAGCTGGAGATTTTCGCGGATGTTGATGGGTCTGTCATGGATGAGCTCCTGGCAACCTTAAAAAG ATATCGTTTGAAGTCTAAAGTTGATATTGAGAATGTGGCAGAAAATTTCTCTTGCTGGCAACGGTTTGGTGGTAACCTTCCAGAGAAGTCTTCATCTCTAGAAGAATCAGAAGGTAATTCTGTTGGTTGGGGTGGAAATGTTGATCTTACTGGTGTATCAGCTTCACGAGGAAGTACTCTTGGTTGGCAATGGAATAAGGATCCAAGATTGGCTTGTCTTGGATATAGGGGCATCTTTCCATCCAACGCTACGC CACCTCTTGTTGAGGCAGACAAAGAAACTGATGAAGGAAATTTTCTTCTCTGGAGATTAGAGAAAGGAGTTGCTGAAGGCTCCACTGAGATCCCAAAAG GTGAGGCAATACCACTAGAGTATAATCTTGCTGGTCTAAACGCAATAAGCTTTGATAAAGGGTGCTACATTGGCCAAGAGCTCATTGCTCGTACACATCACCGAGGAGTCATCCGAAAGCGTTTGATTCCTTTGAGATTTCTGCATGAGGGGGGGAAAG AAGTCGAGCAAAAAGTTGCTCCTGGTTCAGAGGTGATTGATTCAGCATCTCAAAAGAAAGTCGGAACAGTTACAACTGCAATTGGATCTCGTGGGCTTGGACTGCTTCGCTTGGAGGAAGCTTTCAAGGGTTCTGGCACCTTGAGCATAAAAGGTCAGGAAGACGTAAACATAGAGACCATTAGACCAAAATGGTGGCCTTCTGAGTGGTTTCTAGATCACCAACAGCAGAGTGCAGCTGCCTAG
- the LOC105164210 gene encoding LRR receptor kinase BAK1, which translates to MESPRNYSLCALLLMSLACFCFVNPTCGNAELRALMEIKSSLDPENKYLSSWTADGDPCGGAFEGVACNEHRKVANISLQGKGLTGKVPPAVAELKCLSGLYLHYNSLSGEIPREIANLTELTDLYLNVNNLTGTIPPEIGSMASLQVLQLCCNHLTGSIPTQMGFLQRLSVLALESNGLTGQIPASLGDLGMLKRLYLSFNQLSGPIPVRLANNPSLEVLDVQNNTLSGVVPSGLRRLNEGFHFDNNPGLCGTGFSSLRACTAWDNLNINQVDPSTPVANRTAPTNVPQSAAFPLPCNQSDCSRSSSRLPQIGIVAGVITVTVGLTVVVFVCVVRYRRRKQKVGNKSDTSDDRLSIDQVKDVYKRSPSPLVALEYSNSWNPTNAAQDCNGLCHVFLQGSKFNLEEVESATQHFSEVNLLGESKFSAVYKGILKDGSLVAIKSINKTSCKSDEDEFMKGLSLLNSLKHENLLKLRGFCCSKARGECFLIYDFASNGNLSQYLDAEDDTSSVLDWPTRVSIIHGIAKGIKYLHSNATNKPPIVHQNISVEKVLLDQHFRPLILDSGLLKLLADDVVYSALKVSAALGYMAPEYITTGRFTEKSDVYAFGVIILQVLSGQRKLTSLMRTAAESGKLGELVDPGLQGKFSETEAAQLTKIALDCTDELPDSRPSMASVVRDLNEPSCG; encoded by the exons ATGGAAAGCCCACGAAATTATTCCCTTTGCGCTCTCCTTCTCATGAGTCTTGCATGTTTTTGTTTCGTAAATCCCACCTGCGGGAACGCGGAGCTGAGAGCATTAATGGAGATTAAGTCATCTCTAGACCCGGAAAACAAGTATTTATCATCGTGGACGGCGGACGGCGATCCATGCGGCGGCGCTTTCGAGGGAGTGGCCTGCAACGAGCACCGCAAAGTGGCCAACATTTCCCTGCAGGGAAAAGGGCTCACCGGGAAAGTGCCGCCGGCGGTGGCGGAGCTCAAGTGCTTGTCGGGTCTGTATTTGCATTACAATTCTTTGAGTGGGGAAATCCCCAGGGAGATTGCTAATCTCACTGAGTTGACTGATCTTTATCTCAATGTGAATAATTTGACTGGGACTATACCGCCTGAAATTGGAAGCATGGCTAGTCTACAAG TGCTGCAGCTATGTTGCAACCATTTGACAGGGAGCATACCCACACAAATGGGATTCTTGCAAAGACTGAGTGTTCTTGCATTGGAAAGTAATGGATTAACAGGGCAGATTCCTGCAAGCTTAGGAGATTTGGGAATGCTGAAAAGACTGTATTTGAGCTTCAATCAGCTTTCTGGCCCAATTCCTGTTAGATTGGCCAACAATCCTTCCCTGGAAGTTCTTGATGTGCAAAACAATACACTTTCTGGAGTTGTCCCTTCTG GTTTGAGGAGGCTAAATGAAGGATTTCATTTTGATAACAATCCTGGATTATGTGGTACTGGCTTCTCTTCCCTGCGAGCTTGCACTGCCTGGGACAACCTGAACATTAATCAGGTCGACCCCTCCACGCCTGTCGCCAACAGGACGGCCCCTACAAACGTACCGCAGTCTGCTGCTTTTCCGTTACCTTGTAATCAATCGGACTGCTCCAGGTCCTCATCAAGGCTGCCACAGATCGGCATTGTTGCCGGAGTAATTACAGTTACCGTCGGATTAACAGTGGTTGTGTTTGTCTGTGTTGTTCGCTATCGTCGTCGCAAACAGAAAGTTGGGAACAAATCGGATACTTCCGATGACCGGCTGAGCATTGACCAGGTGAAAGATGTCTATAAGAGAAGTCCATCTCCTCTTGTCGCCCTGGAATACTCCAACAGCTGGAACCCGACGAACGCTGCTCAAGATTGCAATGGCTTGTGTCATGTGTTTCTACAGGGATCTAAGTTTAACTTGGAAGAGGTTGAATCAGCAACTCAGCATTTCTCAGAGGTGAACCTATTGGGAGAGAGTAAGTTCTCTGCTGTCTATAAAGGAATCTTGAAAGATGGATCGCTAGTGGCGATTAAAAGCATCAACAAGACAAGTTGCAAGTCGGATGAAGACGAGTTCATGAAAGGACTGAGCTTGTTGAATTCTCTGAAACATgaaaatcttttgaaattgaGGGGTTTCTGTTGCTCAAAGGCTAGGGGTGAATGTTTCCTGATCTATGACTTCGCCTCAAACGGTAATTTATCGCAGTACCTAGATGCGGAAGATGATACTAGCAGCGTTCTTGATTGGCCTACCAGAGTTTCTATCATCCATGGAATTGCAAAAG GTATAAAGTATCTGCACAGCAACGCAACGAACAAGCCTCCCATAGTTCACCAAAACATCTCAGTAGAAAAAGTTCTTCTCGACCAACATTTCAGGCCGCTGATTCTGGACTCAGGCCTGCTAAAGCTTCTCGCTGATGATGTCGTTTACTCGGCCCTCAAAGTCAGTGCAGCCTTGGGCTATATGGCTCCCGAATACATCACCACCGGCCGTTTCACTGAGAAGAGCGATGTTTATGCGTTCGGCGTTATCATCCTCCAAGTACTTTCCGGCCAACGGAAGCTCACAAGCTTAATGAGAACAGCAGCTGAATCAGGCAAATTGGGAGAATTGGTCGACCCCGGACTCCAGGGCAAGTTTTCTGAAACTGAAGCAGCCCAACTCACGAAAATTGCTTTAGATTGCACAGATGAGCTTCCGGACAGTAGACCAAGCATGGCTTCAGTCGTTCGAGACCTAAATGAGCCAAGTTGTGGCTGA
- the LOC105164211 gene encoding maspardin isoform X4, whose product MSLSMKGYRVISVDIPRVWNHQEWIQAFEKFLDAIDVHHIHLYGTSLGGFLAQLFAQHRPRRVKSLVLSNTFLETNSFAAAMPWAPFVGWTPSFLLKRYVLTGIRDGPHEPFIADSVDFVVAQVETLSRDDLASRLSLTVDAASVGPLLLSDSLITIMDTNDFCAIPQQLKDQVTERYPGARQAYLKSGGDFPFLSRPDEVNLHLQLHLRRVGVDARQDMVPGVPKNDAGGSSSNQNDEQGGTDDAQDDRTDCGSPRNGSGPPLVPDGPDSGNSQNQHLSNAYLSISREHLVHLMLLAVMENEQAILASKAMLHFTCEYVILDLLRTYLSSLYINLEV is encoded by the exons ATGTCGCTATCTATGAAG GGTTATCGTGTGATTTCCGTTGATATCCCACGTGTATGGAATCACCAGGAGTGGATTCAAgcatttgagaaatttttggATGCTATTGATGTTCATCAT ATTCATCTGTATGGTACTTCTCTTGGGGGCTTCCTAGCTCAACTTTTTGCTCAGCATCGTCCACGACGAGTTAAATCATTGGTACTCTCAAACACATTCTTGGAGACCAATAGTTTTGCTGCAGCCATGCCATGGGCCCCCTT CGTAGGCTGGACACCTTCCTTTCTACTGAAGCGATATGTGTTAACTGGAATTCGTGATGGCCCTCATGAACCTTTCATCGCTGATTCTGTTGACTTTGTCGTTGCTCAG GTTGAGACACTTTCAAGAGACGACTTGGCCTCCAGGTTGAGTTTAACTGTTGATGCAGCATCGGTTGGACCTCTTCTGCTTTCAGATTCTTTAATTACCATAATGGAT ACCAATGATTTCTGTGCAATTCCCCAACAACTTAAAGATCAAGTAACTGAAAGATACCCTGGTGCCAGACAAGCATATCTCAAGTCTGGCGGcgattttccttttctttcacGACCCGATGAAGTAAATCTTCATCTTCAG CTACACCTAAGACGAGTTGGTGTTGATGCCCGGCAAGACATGGTCCCTGGCGTCCCAAAGAATGATGCTGGCGGGAGTTCAAGCAACCAAAATGATGAACAAGGAGGAACTGATGATGCACAAGATGATAGAACAGACTGTGGCAGCCCCAGAAATGGAAGCGGACCACCTCTGGTTCCAGATGGTCCAGATTCTGGTAATTCCCAAAACCAGCATCTCAGCAATGCCTATCTATCTATCAGCCGTGAACACCTAGTGCATCTCATGCTGCTAGCTGTCATGGAGAACGAGCAAGCTATTCTAGCTTCTAAAGCCATGTTGCACTTCACATGCGAGTATGTGATTCTTGATTTGCTCCGTACTTACCTAAGCAGCTTGTACATTAATTTGGAAGTATAG
- the LOC105164211 gene encoding maspardin isoform X3, which translates to MRYLVLWGSKESILILNQVLRSGTADVYYKQIMSLSMKGYRVISVDIPRVWNHQEWIQAFEKFLDAIDVHHIHLYGTSLGGFLAQLFAQHRPRRVKSLVLSNTFLETNSFAAAMPWAPFVGWTPSFLLKRYVLTGIRDGPHEPFIADSVDFVVAQVETLSRDDLASRLSLTVDAASVGPLLLSDSLITIMDTNDFCAIPQQLKDQVTERYPGARQAYLKSGGDFPFLSRPDEVNLHLQLHLRRVGVDARQDMVPGVPKNDAGGSSSNQNDEQGGTDDAQDDRTDCGSPRNGSGPPLVPDGPDSGNSQNQHLSNAYLSISREHLVHLMLLAVMENEQAILASKAMLHFTCEYVILDLLRTYLSSLYINLEV; encoded by the exons ATGAGATACCTGGTGCTCTGGGGATCTAAGGAGTCTATCTTGATTCTCAATCAGGTTTTGAGAT CTGGAACTGCAGATGTATACTACAAGCAGATAATGTCGCTATCTATGAAG GGTTATCGTGTGATTTCCGTTGATATCCCACGTGTATGGAATCACCAGGAGTGGATTCAAgcatttgagaaatttttggATGCTATTGATGTTCATCAT ATTCATCTGTATGGTACTTCTCTTGGGGGCTTCCTAGCTCAACTTTTTGCTCAGCATCGTCCACGACGAGTTAAATCATTGGTACTCTCAAACACATTCTTGGAGACCAATAGTTTTGCTGCAGCCATGCCATGGGCCCCCTT CGTAGGCTGGACACCTTCCTTTCTACTGAAGCGATATGTGTTAACTGGAATTCGTGATGGCCCTCATGAACCTTTCATCGCTGATTCTGTTGACTTTGTCGTTGCTCAG GTTGAGACACTTTCAAGAGACGACTTGGCCTCCAGGTTGAGTTTAACTGTTGATGCAGCATCGGTTGGACCTCTTCTGCTTTCAGATTCTTTAATTACCATAATGGAT ACCAATGATTTCTGTGCAATTCCCCAACAACTTAAAGATCAAGTAACTGAAAGATACCCTGGTGCCAGACAAGCATATCTCAAGTCTGGCGGcgattttccttttctttcacGACCCGATGAAGTAAATCTTCATCTTCAG CTACACCTAAGACGAGTTGGTGTTGATGCCCGGCAAGACATGGTCCCTGGCGTCCCAAAGAATGATGCTGGCGGGAGTTCAAGCAACCAAAATGATGAACAAGGAGGAACTGATGATGCACAAGATGATAGAACAGACTGTGGCAGCCCCAGAAATGGAAGCGGACCACCTCTGGTTCCAGATGGTCCAGATTCTGGTAATTCCCAAAACCAGCATCTCAGCAATGCCTATCTATCTATCAGCCGTGAACACCTAGTGCATCTCATGCTGCTAGCTGTCATGGAGAACGAGCAAGCTATTCTAGCTTCTAAAGCCATGTTGCACTTCACATGCGAGTATGTGATTCTTGATTTGCTCCGTACTTACCTAAGCAGCTTGTACATTAATTTGGAAGTATAG
- the LOC105164211 gene encoding maspardin isoform X2, producing MRYLVLWGSKESILILNQIGSKQWRYYDFGPKVVPPLICLPGTAGTADVYYKQIMSLSMKGYRVISVDIPRVWNHQEWIQAFEKFLDAIDVHHIHLYGTSLGGFLAQLFAQHRPRRVKSLVLSNTFLETNSFAAAMPWAPFVGWTPSFLLKRYVLTGIRDGPHEPFIADSVDFVVAQVETLSRDDLASRLSLTVDAASVGPLLLSDSLITIMDTNDFCAIPQQLKDQVTERYPGARQAYLKSGGDFPFLSRPDEVNLHLQLHLRRVGVDARQDMVPGVPKNDAGGSSSNQNDEQGGTDDAQDDRTDCGSPRNGSGPPLVPDGPDSGNSQNQHLSNAYLSISREHLVHLMLLAVMENEQAILASKAMLHFTCEYVILDLLRTYLSSLYINLEV from the exons ATGAGATACCTGGTGCTCTGGGGATCTAAGGAGTCTATCTTGATTCTCAATCAG ATTGGATCAAAGCAGTGGCgatattatgattttggccCGAAAGTTGTTCCCCCACTAATATGTCTTCCTGGTACAGCTGGAACTGCAGATGTATACTACAAGCAGATAATGTCGCTATCTATGAAG GGTTATCGTGTGATTTCCGTTGATATCCCACGTGTATGGAATCACCAGGAGTGGATTCAAgcatttgagaaatttttggATGCTATTGATGTTCATCAT ATTCATCTGTATGGTACTTCTCTTGGGGGCTTCCTAGCTCAACTTTTTGCTCAGCATCGTCCACGACGAGTTAAATCATTGGTACTCTCAAACACATTCTTGGAGACCAATAGTTTTGCTGCAGCCATGCCATGGGCCCCCTT CGTAGGCTGGACACCTTCCTTTCTACTGAAGCGATATGTGTTAACTGGAATTCGTGATGGCCCTCATGAACCTTTCATCGCTGATTCTGTTGACTTTGTCGTTGCTCAG GTTGAGACACTTTCAAGAGACGACTTGGCCTCCAGGTTGAGTTTAACTGTTGATGCAGCATCGGTTGGACCTCTTCTGCTTTCAGATTCTTTAATTACCATAATGGAT ACCAATGATTTCTGTGCAATTCCCCAACAACTTAAAGATCAAGTAACTGAAAGATACCCTGGTGCCAGACAAGCATATCTCAAGTCTGGCGGcgattttccttttctttcacGACCCGATGAAGTAAATCTTCATCTTCAG CTACACCTAAGACGAGTTGGTGTTGATGCCCGGCAAGACATGGTCCCTGGCGTCCCAAAGAATGATGCTGGCGGGAGTTCAAGCAACCAAAATGATGAACAAGGAGGAACTGATGATGCACAAGATGATAGAACAGACTGTGGCAGCCCCAGAAATGGAAGCGGACCACCTCTGGTTCCAGATGGTCCAGATTCTGGTAATTCCCAAAACCAGCATCTCAGCAATGCCTATCTATCTATCAGCCGTGAACACCTAGTGCATCTCATGCTGCTAGCTGTCATGGAGAACGAGCAAGCTATTCTAGCTTCTAAAGCCATGTTGCACTTCACATGCGAGTATGTGATTCTTGATTTGCTCCGTACTTACCTAAGCAGCTTGTACATTAATTTGGAAGTATAG
- the LOC105164211 gene encoding maspardin isoform X1, with translation MKGVFSAPGDYVYFKSQVPLHKIPIGSKQWRYYDFGPKVVPPLICLPGTAGTADVYYKQIMSLSMKGYRVISVDIPRVWNHQEWIQAFEKFLDAIDVHHIHLYGTSLGGFLAQLFAQHRPRRVKSLVLSNTFLETNSFAAAMPWAPFVGWTPSFLLKRYVLTGIRDGPHEPFIADSVDFVVAQVETLSRDDLASRLSLTVDAASVGPLLLSDSLITIMDTNDFCAIPQQLKDQVTERYPGARQAYLKSGGDFPFLSRPDEVNLHLQLHLRRVGVDARQDMVPGVPKNDAGGSSSNQNDEQGGTDDAQDDRTDCGSPRNGSGPPLVPDGPDSGNSQNQHLSNAYLSISREHLVHLMLLAVMENEQAILASKAMLHFTCEYVILDLLRTYLSSLYINLEV, from the exons ATGAAAGGCGTCTTTTCGGCGCCCGGTGATTACGTCTATTTCAAGTCTCAGGTCCCTCTTCACAAGATTCCT ATTGGATCAAAGCAGTGGCgatattatgattttggccCGAAAGTTGTTCCCCCACTAATATGTCTTCCTGGTACAGCTGGAACTGCAGATGTATACTACAAGCAGATAATGTCGCTATCTATGAAG GGTTATCGTGTGATTTCCGTTGATATCCCACGTGTATGGAATCACCAGGAGTGGATTCAAgcatttgagaaatttttggATGCTATTGATGTTCATCAT ATTCATCTGTATGGTACTTCTCTTGGGGGCTTCCTAGCTCAACTTTTTGCTCAGCATCGTCCACGACGAGTTAAATCATTGGTACTCTCAAACACATTCTTGGAGACCAATAGTTTTGCTGCAGCCATGCCATGGGCCCCCTT CGTAGGCTGGACACCTTCCTTTCTACTGAAGCGATATGTGTTAACTGGAATTCGTGATGGCCCTCATGAACCTTTCATCGCTGATTCTGTTGACTTTGTCGTTGCTCAG GTTGAGACACTTTCAAGAGACGACTTGGCCTCCAGGTTGAGTTTAACTGTTGATGCAGCATCGGTTGGACCTCTTCTGCTTTCAGATTCTTTAATTACCATAATGGAT ACCAATGATTTCTGTGCAATTCCCCAACAACTTAAAGATCAAGTAACTGAAAGATACCCTGGTGCCAGACAAGCATATCTCAAGTCTGGCGGcgattttccttttctttcacGACCCGATGAAGTAAATCTTCATCTTCAG CTACACCTAAGACGAGTTGGTGTTGATGCCCGGCAAGACATGGTCCCTGGCGTCCCAAAGAATGATGCTGGCGGGAGTTCAAGCAACCAAAATGATGAACAAGGAGGAACTGATGATGCACAAGATGATAGAACAGACTGTGGCAGCCCCAGAAATGGAAGCGGACCACCTCTGGTTCCAGATGGTCCAGATTCTGGTAATTCCCAAAACCAGCATCTCAGCAATGCCTATCTATCTATCAGCCGTGAACACCTAGTGCATCTCATGCTGCTAGCTGTCATGGAGAACGAGCAAGCTATTCTAGCTTCTAAAGCCATGTTGCACTTCACATGCGAGTATGTGATTCTTGATTTGCTCCGTACTTACCTAAGCAGCTTGTACATTAATTTGGAAGTATAG
- the LOC105164212 gene encoding UDP-glucuronate 4-epimerase 3, with product MTQLKPILSHLDPIIPSSTGKFKSSPYAVHRLRFHPRLTFWSFLFLFFLLLFFFCSPPAASNAGKRRSLQNTAYSARARPGPNWEVKARNSARPQSKSGVTVLVTGAAGFVGTHVAMALKNRGDGVVGLDNFNNYYETGLKKARKSLLERRGVYIIEGDINDAALLGKLFEIVHFTHVMHLAAQAGVRYAMQNPNSYIHSNVNGFVSLLEACKNANPQPSIVWASSSSVYGLNSKVPFSEKDRTDQPASLYAATKKAGEEIAHTYNHIYGLSITGLRFFTVYGPWGRPDMAYYFFTKDILRGKEIKIFEGADHATVARDFTYIDDVVKGCLAALDTAKKSTGSGGKKKGAAQLRIYNLGNTSPVPVGKLVSILEKLLKIKAKKKFLPMPRNGDVLFTHANISLARKELGYKPTTDLEMGLKKFVKWYLSYYGAKKKSAW from the coding sequence ATGACCCAACTGAAGCCCATACTCTCACACTTAGACCCCATCATCCCCTCCTCCACCGGAAAGTTCAAGTCGTCGCCGTATGCCGTCCACCGCCTGCGTTTTCACCCGAGACTCACTTTTTGGTCttttctcttcctctttttcctgcttcttttcttcttttgctcCCCTCCGGCCGCCTCCAACGCCGGGAAACGCCGCAGCCTGCAGAATACCGCATATTCGGCGCGGGCCCGTCCAGGCCCGAATTGGGAGGTCAAGGCCAGGAACTCCGCACGGCCCCAGTCGAAGTCAGGGGTCACGGTTCTGGTAACGGGGGCTGCAGGGTTCGTCGGAACCCATGTCGCCATGGCCCTGAAAAACAGAGGAGACGGCGTAGTGGGCCTCGATAATTTCAACAATTACTACGAGACCGGGCTGAAAAAAGCCCGAAAAAGCCTCCTTGAGCGGCGAGGCGTGTATATCATCGAAGGCGATATAAATGATGCTGCTTTGTTGGGTAAGCTGTTTGAGATTGTGCATTTTACACATGTGATGCACTTAGCAGCCCAGGCTGGAGTTCGCTACGCAATGCAGAATCCAAATTCTTACATCCATAGTAATGTAAATGGCTTTGTTAGCTTACTTGAAGCATGCAAGAACGCCAACCCTCAGCCAAGTATAGTGTGGGCCTCATCGAGCTCTGTTTACGGGCTCAATTCGAAGGTGCCATTCTCAGAAAAGGATAGAACTGATCAGCCTGCTAGCTTGTATGCAGCCACTAAAAAGGCTGGTGAAGAAATAGCACACACTTACAATCATATCTACGGGCTTTCCATCACCGGGCTGCGATTTTTCACTGTGTATGGCCCGTGGGGAAGACCTGACATGGCCTATTACTTCTTCACTAAGGATATATTGAGAGGTAAAGAGATCAAGATTTTTGAAGGGGCTGATCATGCTACTGTTGCTAGAGACTTTACATACATTGATGATGTGGTTAAGGGTTGTTTAGCGGCTTTAGATACTGCTAAAAAGAGTACGGGGAGCGGGGGAAAGAAGAAAGGAGCAGCGCAATTGAGGATATATAATCTGGGGAATACAAGCCCTGTGCCTGTTGGGAAGCTTGTGAGCATACTAGAGAAGTTGTTGAAAATTAAGGCGAAGAAGAAGTTCTTGCCAATGCCAAGAAATGGGGACGTCTTGTTCACACACGCTAACATAAGCTTAGCGAGGAAGGAGCTCGGTTACAAGCCCACCACTGATTTGGAGATGGGTTTGAAGAAGTTTGTGAAGTGGTATCTTAGTTACTATGGTGCGAAGAAGAAGAGCGCATGGTGA